From Candidatus Methylomirabilota bacterium:
ATTCGGTAGATCTCTCGGTCGATGAGCTTCTTGGTCCCATGCGGATGTGGGTTCTCCCGAAGGCGATGGATCGCTGCCACAATACGCAGATAAGTCTCATCATCCAGCCCGTCCAACTCCTTGCGCACGGAGCGGCTGCGGAAACGGACCCTGTAGACCTCAGCTATCTCGTGCGGTCTTTCGTAGCC
This genomic window contains:
- a CDS encoding type II toxin-antitoxin system RelE/ParE family toxin translates to MAEVYRVRFRSRSVRKELDGLDDETYLRIVAAIHRLRENPHPHGTKKLIDREIYRIRIGDYRVLYPVDDKAKEVRIEAVRRRDERIYD